In the genome of Candidatus Hydrogenedentota bacterium, one region contains:
- a CDS encoding MraY family glycosyltransferase, whose amino-acid sequence MSENWYLIFAFLLAMTFATSLLLTELVRRLALKWRFMDHPGERKMHESPIPLMGGVAIFTTFYAWLLVSFLAPRLFLEFGSEWWAERFLAGLGENAGAKLTGILAGGALIFLLGVVDDLKVLTPEVKLAGQIAAALVLVLSGMRIELFVLSSPWIGGAVTVLWIVGLTNSLNFLDNMDGLAGGISVIAACSFFLAVQAHEQYLVRLVLIIFMGAVAGFLYHNLNPARIFMGDAGAMFCGYILATVAIMGTFHTEQTPSRVAVAAPLLALSVPIFDTMSVVYIRWRKGESIMKGDKRHFSHRLVRLGMSQRQAVEFIYLVAGVTGLGAALLPKVGLGGTIIVLAQTVGAFLLIVLLMNAGRKNG is encoded by the coding sequence ATGTCTGAAAACTGGTATCTGATATTCGCGTTTTTGCTGGCGATGACGTTTGCGACGTCGCTGCTGCTGACGGAGCTGGTGCGGCGGCTTGCGTTGAAATGGCGGTTCATGGACCATCCCGGCGAGCGCAAGATGCACGAATCGCCGATCCCGTTGATGGGCGGGGTGGCCATCTTCACGACATTCTACGCATGGCTTCTCGTCAGTTTTCTGGCGCCCCGGCTGTTTCTTGAATTCGGTTCGGAATGGTGGGCGGAGCGCTTTCTGGCCGGGCTGGGCGAAAACGCGGGCGCGAAACTGACCGGCATTTTGGCGGGCGGGGCGCTGATTTTCTTGTTGGGGGTGGTGGACGATCTGAAGGTGCTGACGCCGGAAGTGAAACTGGCGGGCCAGATTGCCGCCGCGCTCGTGCTGGTTCTTTCGGGCATGCGGATCGAGTTGTTCGTGTTGTCGAGTCCCTGGATCGGCGGCGCCGTCACGGTACTGTGGATTGTGGGGCTTACCAACTCGCTGAATTTTCTCGACAACATGGACGGACTGGCCGGGGGCATATCGGTCATCGCGGCCTGTTCTTTCTTTCTTGCCGTTCAGGCGCACGAGCAGTACTTGGTGCGGCTGGTCCTGATTATTTTCATGGGCGCGGTGGCGGGATTTCTCTATCACAACCTGAATCCGGCGCGGATTTTCATGGGCGACGCCGGCGCGATGTTTTGCGGCTACATCCTCGCGACAGTGGCCATCATGGGCACGTTTCACACGGAGCAGACGCCATCGCGCGTGGCCGTGGCCGCCCCGTTGCTGGCGCTGAGCGTGCCGATATTCGACACGATGAGCGTCGTGTATATCCGGTGGCGCAAGGGCGAATCCATCATGAAAGGCGACAAGCGCCATTTTTCGCACCGGCTGGTGCGGCTGGGCATGTCGCAGCGGCAGGCGGTCGAGTTCATCTATCTGGTCGCCGGCGTGACGGGACTTGGCGCGGCATTGCTTCCGAAAGTCGGGCTGGGCGGAACGATCATCGTGCTTGCGCAGACCGTCGGCGCGTTTCTGCTCATTGTGCTGTTGATGAATGCAGGACGCAAAAACGGGTAA